From Caulobacter segnis, a single genomic window includes:
- a CDS encoding NTP transferase domain-containing protein: MVKKAVILAAGRGRRMGKLTKDRPKAALVVGDHALIDWQIAALQAAGVEEIAVVTGHGAQALAARGVSYIHNPDWDKGTQVETLLRAADWIGDEPAVVSYGDILYHPCAALALLERPGDIVVGYDADHRWLWKERFGNWLKDSETFKLGPGQVLTEIGGKPTDIEELDGQFMGLMLLTPEGLTKLAERYRAAPAPERQRLDFTRLLSTLIAEGARIDTAANLLPWMEVDRAKDLAVARKMVERDDLPSVAPRLVYAGQAAAACVQSSTDESELVDESEITSRADDPALRDDHSPSPEAYAQVGEHRIVDVFAVQNWGRSGSTFLQSLLDDHPQVLSTPNFYSRRYYLAWARSIARVPDGQKIDAFLKIFRQWWDPGLVDATAGLHRLGPHRNALAGVSRQTLEGYLRAAFATGRSITRRSLFEAGHLAYALARGQSLAPGDLQIMFPVHGEPRSVAAALLEDFPHARFIHTIREPTANVASSIEHLCFNGLDVRADALESVLASLFDRRSRRYGPPHTSFESEAYFPYLAANGQARLLRLEDLHGDGAGVLASLCAWLNLQQASQLLISTYDGKLWWNRPESGSDSRIGGQALDRNAPRLGPVDRSKVRALLDAAPNIAAAYPAARQETTRPVEEKLAVAIGRWRQEHQARRSEVRCLTSLLTIAPILPKAFVNQLKQALERERYRARLLELNAGAIGVRRRLSDADKSGTVRAVLLISASSTGWRTRALSDTRPDQRVEADRLGAGFLDELVVPRSVRQSLFWAAALGLGWPLARLHTYLSIRGLMIRRIMRPSAATTPLTLCAAPIRPP, encoded by the coding sequence GTGGTCAAGAAGGCGGTGATCCTGGCGGCCGGCCGCGGCCGGCGCATGGGCAAGCTGACCAAGGACCGGCCCAAGGCCGCCCTTGTGGTTGGGGATCACGCCCTGATCGACTGGCAGATCGCCGCCCTGCAAGCGGCCGGCGTCGAGGAGATCGCCGTGGTCACGGGGCATGGCGCTCAGGCCCTAGCCGCCCGCGGCGTCAGCTACATCCACAATCCCGACTGGGACAAAGGCACCCAGGTCGAGACCCTGCTGCGGGCCGCGGACTGGATCGGCGACGAGCCGGCGGTCGTCTCCTATGGCGACATCCTCTATCACCCCTGCGCGGCTCTGGCCCTGCTCGAGCGCCCCGGCGACATCGTCGTGGGCTATGACGCCGACCATCGCTGGCTCTGGAAAGAGCGGTTCGGCAATTGGCTGAAGGACAGCGAAACCTTCAAGCTGGGCCCGGGCCAAGTACTCACCGAGATCGGCGGCAAGCCCACCGATATCGAAGAGCTCGACGGCCAGTTCATGGGGCTGATGCTGCTGACGCCCGAAGGCCTGACGAAGCTTGCCGAGCGCTACCGCGCCGCGCCCGCGCCGGAGCGCCAGCGCCTCGACTTCACCCGTCTGCTTTCGACGCTGATCGCCGAAGGCGCGCGCATTGACACGGCCGCCAACCTTCTGCCGTGGATGGAAGTAGACAGGGCCAAGGATCTGGCGGTCGCTCGGAAGATGGTCGAGCGCGATGATCTTCCAAGCGTCGCGCCTCGTCTGGTCTATGCTGGCCAAGCTGCAGCCGCCTGCGTCCAGTCCAGCACCGACGAATCCGAACTGGTCGACGAAAGCGAAATTACTAGCCGCGCCGATGATCCAGCGCTGCGAGATGACCACAGCCCGTCCCCTGAAGCCTACGCGCAGGTGGGCGAGCACCGGATTGTCGACGTCTTCGCAGTGCAGAACTGGGGCCGGTCAGGCTCGACCTTTCTGCAGAGCCTGTTGGATGACCATCCCCAGGTCTTGTCGACGCCCAACTTCTATTCGCGCCGCTACTATCTAGCTTGGGCGCGCAGCATCGCGCGCGTTCCCGACGGTCAGAAGATCGATGCTTTCCTGAAGATCTTTCGACAATGGTGGGACCCAGGACTGGTGGACGCGACCGCCGGTCTGCACCGTCTCGGTCCGCATCGAAACGCGCTTGCCGGCGTGTCTCGGCAAACCCTGGAGGGCTATCTGCGGGCCGCCTTCGCCACAGGGCGTTCGATCACCCGGCGCAGCCTCTTCGAAGCCGGGCATCTGGCCTATGCCCTGGCCCGGGGTCAGTCATTGGCGCCGGGCGATCTGCAGATCATGTTTCCCGTGCATGGCGAGCCACGCTCGGTCGCCGCCGCCTTGCTCGAGGACTTTCCCCACGCGCGCTTCATTCACACCATTCGGGAGCCGACCGCGAACGTCGCTTCGTCGATCGAGCATCTGTGCTTCAACGGCCTGGACGTCCGGGCCGATGCCTTGGAAAGCGTGCTTGCGTCGCTCTTTGATCGTCGATCTCGACGTTACGGACCGCCCCACACAAGCTTCGAGAGCGAGGCCTATTTTCCCTATCTCGCCGCCAACGGGCAGGCCAGACTTCTGCGGCTAGAGGACCTACATGGCGACGGCGCGGGCGTCCTGGCCAGCCTGTGCGCCTGGCTAAACTTGCAGCAAGCCTCCCAGCTCCTGATCAGCACCTATGATGGTAAGCTGTGGTGGAACCGGCCCGAGAGCGGCTCAGACAGCCGGATCGGCGGTCAGGCGCTGGACCGCAACGCCCCCCGCCTAGGGCCTGTGGATCGGTCGAAAGTGCGTGCGCTGCTTGACGCGGCGCCCAACATCGCCGCCGCCTATCCAGCCGCGCGCCAAGAAACGACGCGACCGGTCGAGGAAAAGCTGGCGGTGGCGATCGGTCGGTGGCGTCAGGAACACCAGGCGCGACGAAGTGAGGTTCGTTGCCTGACTTCACTGCTCACGATCGCTCCGATCCTGCCCAAGGCCTTCGTCAACCAGCTGAAGCAGGCCTTAGAGCGTGAGCGCTATCGCGCGCGGCTCCTGGAATTGAACGCCGGGGCGATCGGGGTTCGGCGCAGGTTGAGCGACGCGGACAAATCAGGGACGGTCCGGGCTGTATTGTTGATTTCGGCGTCCTCGACAGGTTGGCGCACGCGCGCCCTGTCGGACACGAGGCCTGATCAACGCGTAGAGGCAGATCGGCTAGGCGCCGGCTTCCTTGATGAACTGGTCGTTCCGAGATCGGTTCGACAGAGTCTGTTTTGGGCCGCGGCCTTAGGCCTGGGCTGGCCGCTCGCCAGGCTCCACACTTATCTGTCCATTCGCGGGCTCATGATCCGACGGATCATGCGCCCCTCCGCGGCGACCACACCTCTGACGCTGTGCGCCGCCCCCATTCGTCCACCATAG
- a CDS encoding gamma-glutamyl-gamma-aminobutyrate hydrolase family protein (Members of this family of hydrolases with an active site Cys residue belong to MEROPS family C26.) — MLKVAVSQRVDVVTRPHGPPERRDALDQTWVRFLAAAGLSPVLMPNHAPTALTLFDDLPVQGLILTGGNDLFDHGGDAPERDVTETALLAAARSLGLPVIGVCRGMQVLQRAFGVALAPVEGHVAPRQTITVGDQPRVANAFHTWGARQTAPDLTVWALAQDGVVKAVRHAREPLVGLMWHPERLDPFDPGDVALFRQMFFGPRGAPREAAP, encoded by the coding sequence ATGCTGAAGGTCGCCGTCAGCCAGCGCGTCGATGTCGTCACCCGACCTCACGGCCCGCCAGAGCGGCGCGACGCCCTCGACCAGACGTGGGTCCGCTTCCTGGCGGCTGCAGGCCTCTCACCGGTGCTGATGCCCAATCACGCGCCGACGGCTCTGACCCTATTCGACGACTTGCCGGTTCAGGGTCTCATTTTGACCGGCGGCAACGACCTCTTCGACCACGGCGGCGACGCGCCCGAACGCGACGTCACCGAAACCGCCCTGCTGGCCGCCGCCCGCAGCCTTGGCCTGCCGGTGATCGGCGTTTGCCGCGGCATGCAGGTGCTGCAGCGCGCGTTCGGCGTGGCCCTGGCGCCGGTCGAGGGGCACGTCGCCCCGCGTCAGACCATCACGGTCGGCGATCAGCCGCGCGTCGCCAACGCCTTCCACACCTGGGGCGCGCGCCAAACCGCGCCCGACCTCACCGTCTGGGCCCTGGCCCAGGATGGCGTGGTCAAGGCCGTGCGCCATGCCCGCGAGCCGCTGGTGGGGCTGATGTGGCATCCCGAGCGCCTCGATCCGTTCGACCCCGGGGACGTGGCGCTGTTTCGCCAGATGTTCTTCGGTCCGCGCGGGGCGCCGCGCGAGGCCGCGCCATGA
- a CDS encoding class I SAM-dependent methyltransferase: MQQGDFTQLARAYVHRPAYSAPLIDALVALTGDEVADIGAGTGKLTQMLAARGRHGHAVEPNAAMRAEGQALNLERFAWRAGSAEETSLAEASVDWVTMASAFHWADAPRALAEFHRILRPSGRLTLLWNPRDLARDTLQADIERDIATIAPGLKRRSSGAPAYTEGLEDILLGSGLFTDLVFLEAPHVEPMSVERHLGAWRSVNDIQAQAGPQAWAKILAAIEQRLEGLGEIEVRYRTRAWTVRKA, encoded by the coding sequence ATGCAGCAAGGCGATTTCACCCAACTGGCCCGGGCCTATGTCCATCGCCCCGCCTATTCGGCGCCGCTGATTGACGCCCTCGTCGCCCTGACGGGCGATGAGGTCGCCGATATCGGAGCCGGCACCGGCAAGCTAACCCAGATGCTGGCCGCGCGCGGGCGCCATGGCCATGCGGTCGAGCCCAACGCGGCCATGCGCGCCGAAGGCCAGGCGCTAAACCTCGAGCGCTTTGCCTGGCGCGCGGGCTCGGCCGAGGAGACGAGCCTGGCCGAGGCGAGCGTCGACTGGGTGACCATGGCCTCGGCCTTTCACTGGGCGGACGCCCCTCGGGCGCTGGCTGAGTTTCACCGCATCCTGAGGCCCTCGGGTCGCCTGACCCTGCTGTGGAACCCCCGCGATCTGGCGCGCGACACGCTGCAGGCCGACATCGAGCGCGACATCGCGACGATCGCGCCCGGCCTCAAGCGCCGCTCCTCCGGAGCGCCGGCCTATACCGAGGGCCTGGAGGACATACTGCTCGGCTCGGGCCTCTTCACCGATCTCGTCTTTCTCGAAGCGCCGCATGTCGAGCCGATGAGCGTCGAGCGGCACCTGGGGGCCTGGCGCTCGGTGAACGACATCCAGGCCCAGGCGGGACCACAAGCCTGGGCGAAGATTCTGGCGGCGATCGAACAGCGCCTGGAAGGCCTTGGCGAGATCGAGGTGCGCTACCGCACGCGCGCCTGGACGGTGCGGAAGGCCTGA
- a CDS encoding adenylyl-sulfate kinase → MSHHGVHASLRAPDFRACDPGVAYWVTGLPGAGKTTLAAALAQHLEARGRHVVRLDGDRMRALLGSAERYGRADRMALAQTYANFCLEFSTQGFDVVCATVSMFETVRGWNRINIPRYVEIYLRVPIPVLAQRHPKGLYARARAGHIRNVVGVDQSFEEPQAPDLVITDDGDKTPGDVAQALIAFLDGRKEAA, encoded by the coding sequence ATGTCGCATCACGGCGTCCACGCGTCTCTTCGCGCCCCCGATTTTCGCGCCTGCGACCCCGGCGTCGCCTACTGGGTCACCGGCCTGCCCGGCGCGGGCAAGACCACCCTGGCCGCGGCGCTGGCCCAGCACCTGGAGGCGCGCGGTCGCCACGTCGTGCGGCTCGACGGCGATCGCATGCGCGCCCTCTTGGGCTCGGCGGAGCGATACGGCCGCGCCGACCGGATGGCCCTGGCCCAGACCTACGCCAACTTCTGCCTGGAGTTCTCGACCCAGGGCTTCGACGTCGTCTGCGCCACGGTCTCGATGTTCGAGACCGTGCGCGGCTGGAACCGCATCAACATCCCCCGCTATGTCGAGATCTATCTGCGCGTGCCGATCCCGGTGCTGGCCCAGCGCCACCCCAAGGGGCTCTACGCCCGGGCGCGCGCCGGCCACATCCGCAACGTGGTCGGCGTCGACCAGAGCTTCGAGGAACCGCAGGCGCCTGACCTCGTCATCACCGATGACGGTGACAAAACCCCTGGCGACGTCGCCCAGGCGCTGATCGCCTTTCTCGACGGGCGCAAGGAGGCGGCGTGA
- a CDS encoding lasso peptide biosynthesis B2 protein — protein sequence MHLAAVGGQSVVLDVQNDRYIGLGADLTKAALHLLEPGDTPIGDKALDHARDRLVARGILTDQGQALAAPERAAQPRTTLWPALAVPERAERTRWTGVPSALWALTEAQAALSSLPFHKIIRWLEREKTRAARREGDLTAQQLIDVFALARPWFPVKPICRLDAVALCLLFWRQGRSAQLVFGVRLEPFYAHCWAQEDEIALNESDDSLRQYAPILVI from the coding sequence GTGCATCTGGCCGCGGTCGGTGGCCAATCGGTCGTTCTGGATGTCCAGAACGACCGCTACATCGGCCTTGGCGCCGACCTGACAAAGGCGGCTCTGCATCTTCTCGAACCGGGCGACACCCCGATCGGCGACAAAGCGCTCGACCATGCTCGCGACCGTCTCGTCGCCCGAGGCATTCTCACCGATCAAGGCCAGGCCTTAGCCGCCCCCGAGCGCGCCGCCCAGCCCCGTACGACACTGTGGCCGGCGCTGGCCGTCCCTGAACGCGCCGAACGTACGCGCTGGACCGGCGTCCCGTCGGCGCTGTGGGCGCTGACGGAGGCCCAGGCCGCCTTGTCGTCTCTGCCCTTCCACAAGATCATTCGCTGGCTTGAGCGCGAGAAGACGCGCGCCGCGCGCCGCGAGGGCGATCTGACGGCGCAACAGCTGATCGACGTGTTCGCGCTGGCCAGGCCCTGGTTTCCGGTAAAGCCGATCTGTCGCCTCGATGCGGTCGCACTATGCCTTCTGTTCTGGCGGCAAGGCCGCTCTGCTCAGTTGGTCTTCGGCGTTCGGTTAGAGCCGTTCTATGCCCATTGCTGGGCTCAGGAAGACGAAATCGCGCTGAACGAGTCCGACGACAGCCTTCGTCAATACGCCCCGATCTTGGTCATTTGA
- a CDS encoding PEP/pyruvate-binding domain-containing protein, producing the protein MNAPAFFRDKASTLAELEGQLRTARVLPQVTLAHGDWRAAPEHALAAILARSWARTRPGATGQERPALIVRSSAAGEDGATWSLAGHYVSVPDVVGEDALAVAIDTVFASYAAPIADDQKVLIQPMLQDVVASGVATSREVGSGRPYIVVNTSLSPDTSAVTAGRSNDTEVCYHFRGALTEPAGRCGAIVRLLREIEDLTGLTRIDIEFAFVAGQHEPVLLQARPLVNSPPTALPRDRHCRDLKLAEDKIGALLGERSMARGHRSALGVMPDWNPAEMIGVRPRPLALSLYRDLVTDDVWARQRNAYGYRDLRGTPLLIDLLGIPFIDVRASFESFVPAALDDDAAERLVDHYMARLLAAPNLHDKIEFEIVLSCYAFDTDAKLAQLAQAGFAAGEIERLGRALHTLTRQVMDPRTSPRLLDRGSLERLQARRRQLAAEPSPLVRAYWLLEDCRRFGTRPFAGLARVGFIAVQLLNSLVSVGAISDEDRQAFMMSVSTVASEMQRDLARLSRNDFLERYGHLRPGAYDILSPRYDETPDFYFGKVWTRRPDINPQSDDIPLEARSFAADTSIDERHTRARVRLEAAAAPLLAAHGFELSAGAFFDFLAEGVREREHAKFLFTRNLSDALVALGEWGESVGLDREALSFADIGAIRVAHGSARDPLTLFSETIRQGRERHQVTQATCLPPLIVAPQDVWNFHLPMATPNFVTARAAQGRVVRELDETDLTDAIVLIPNADPGYDWIFSRRIAGLITAYGGANSHMAIRSAELDLPAVIGAGEHLFSEWAQAGGLRIDCAGRRVEILPMGASC; encoded by the coding sequence ATGAACGCGCCAGCCTTCTTCCGCGACAAGGCCTCTACTCTGGCCGAGCTCGAGGGACAGCTGCGGACCGCGCGAGTCCTGCCGCAGGTCACCCTGGCGCACGGCGACTGGCGGGCCGCCCCCGAGCACGCCCTGGCCGCGATCCTAGCCCGCTCCTGGGCGCGGACACGGCCAGGCGCAACAGGGCAAGAGCGCCCGGCGCTGATCGTGCGGTCGAGCGCGGCGGGCGAGGACGGCGCGACCTGGTCGCTGGCCGGACACTATGTCAGCGTTCCGGACGTGGTGGGTGAAGACGCCCTGGCCGTGGCGATCGACACGGTCTTCGCCTCCTACGCCGCGCCTATCGCCGACGATCAGAAGGTCCTCATCCAGCCCATGCTGCAGGACGTCGTGGCCAGCGGCGTGGCCACCAGCCGCGAGGTCGGGTCGGGGCGTCCCTACATCGTGGTCAACACCAGCCTCAGCCCCGACACCAGCGCCGTGACGGCCGGCCGCTCCAACGACACCGAGGTCTGCTACCACTTCCGTGGGGCGCTCACCGAACCGGCGGGGCGATGCGGCGCGATCGTGCGATTGCTGCGCGAGATCGAGGATCTCACCGGCCTGACGCGGATCGACATCGAGTTCGCCTTCGTCGCCGGCCAGCACGAGCCGGTGCTGCTGCAGGCGCGCCCTCTGGTCAACTCTCCGCCCACCGCTCTGCCGCGCGACCGCCACTGCCGAGACCTGAAGCTGGCCGAGGACAAGATCGGCGCCCTCTTGGGCGAGCGGTCGATGGCGCGCGGTCATCGCTCGGCGCTCGGCGTCATGCCCGACTGGAACCCAGCCGAGATGATCGGCGTGCGCCCCCGCCCCCTGGCCCTGTCGCTCTATCGCGATCTGGTCACCGACGACGTCTGGGCCCGTCAGCGCAACGCCTATGGCTACCGCGACCTACGCGGCACACCGCTGCTGATCGACCTTCTGGGCATCCCGTTCATCGACGTGCGCGCCTCGTTCGAGAGCTTCGTCCCCGCCGCGCTCGACGATGACGCGGCCGAACGGCTGGTCGACCACTACATGGCGCGGTTGCTGGCCGCGCCGAACCTGCACGACAAGATCGAGTTCGAGATCGTGCTGTCGTGCTACGCCTTCGACACCGACGCCAAGCTCGCCCAGCTGGCCCAGGCCGGGTTCGCGGCCGGCGAGATCGAACGCCTCGGCCGCGCGCTTCACACCTTGACCCGGCAGGTGATGGATCCACGGACCAGCCCGCGCCTGCTCGATCGCGGCAGTCTGGAGCGGCTGCAAGCGCGCCGCCGTCAGCTGGCGGCCGAACCCTCGCCGCTGGTCCGCGCCTACTGGCTGCTCGAGGATTGCCGACGGTTTGGCACCCGTCCGTTCGCGGGCCTGGCGCGGGTGGGGTTCATCGCCGTCCAACTGCTCAACTCGCTGGTCAGCGTCGGGGCGATCAGCGACGAGGATCGCCAGGCGTTCATGATGAGCGTGTCGACGGTCGCCAGCGAAATGCAGCGCGATCTGGCGCGGCTCTCCAGGAACGACTTCCTCGAGCGCTACGGGCACCTGCGCCCCGGCGCCTACGACATCCTCTCGCCCCGCTACGACGAGACCCCGGACTTCTACTTCGGCAAGGTTTGGACGCGCCGTCCCGATATTAATCCGCAATCGGACGATATCCCCCTGGAGGCCCGCAGCTTCGCCGCCGACACCTCGATCGACGAGCGCCACACCCGGGCCCGCGTCCGCCTGGAAGCCGCCGCCGCCCCTCTTTTGGCCGCGCATGGGTTCGAGCTTAGCGCGGGCGCCTTCTTCGACTTCCTGGCCGAAGGCGTGCGCGAGCGCGAGCACGCCAAGTTCCTGTTCACTCGCAACCTCTCCGATGCGTTGGTGGCCTTGGGCGAGTGGGGAGAGAGCGTCGGCCTCGACCGCGAGGCCCTGTCGTTCGCCGACATCGGCGCGATCCGGGTCGCACACGGCTCGGCCCGCGATCCGCTGACCTTGTTCTCCGAGACCATCCGTCAAGGGCGCGAGCGTCATCAGGTGACCCAGGCCACCTGCCTGCCGCCGCTGATCGTGGCCCCGCAGGACGTGTGGAATTTTCACCTGCCGATGGCCACCCCCAACTTCGTCACCGCCCGCGCCGCGCAAGGCCGCGTGGTGCGCGAGCTAGACGAAACGGACCTGACCGACGCCATCGTGTTGATCCCCAACGCCGATCCGGGATACGACTGGATCTTCAGCCGCCGGATCGCCGGGCTGATCACCGCCTATGGCGGGGCCAATTCGCACATGGCCATTCGCTCGGCCGAGCTTGATCTTCCCGCCGTCATCGGCGCGGGGGAGCATCTCTTCTCCGAATGGGCGCAGGCCGGCGGCTTGCGCATCGACTGCGCGGGCCGCCGCGTCGAAATCCTGCCGATGGGCGCGTCATGCTGA
- a CDS encoding asparagine synthase-related protein, whose amino-acid sequence MNTEGHPMMHRYVSIISTSPASSSHDEIWAQLGLGTGWERALRTSRASAWVWSRAPSRLNHRMLNAMTCVIGLDFAARSDVCDEKDGAPVGLLSARWGAYVALRVDPDSGAVSVLRDPSGRIECWRLKRRDYDIVFSHYGDVIGQNPNSDPIDWQYIAYHLNNTWLHGDRTGISNVTEILPGEELVFDGQAVRRIVHWSPGQIAKDSYSSREEAGRAIRASAERAVSAWAARYDRIVLDLSGGLDSAIVLGLLRRHAGHPNVVGINYVTNHSESDERHFARDAADLHGVRLIEQTVSSQTVGRRANFSMRLLRPTVRLMSLGYDELGGAIAEKLSAEAFFTGSGGDHLFFDNISTRAIADYRRQNGFDSKFVATAHELARLSKNTIWNAFGVAIKDCLRAAPQLADLVKLQNPFLAGDAASFSDYERFAHPWVVDARSHMPPEKLRQIVNLVELQRHYWRYGRGDIAQEVHPLISQPLIEASLRTPTYWFASGGVQRGLARDAFADLLPASIRERRNKGANTSHRVQMMLRELPWIRAMLLEGRLAAEGLVDRTRLEAALQPMVLSAGADIWRLTTCLTTEMWIQQMEADHRVTAPERLAG is encoded by the coding sequence TTGAACACCGAGGGCCATCCGATGATGCACCGGTATGTCTCCATCATTTCGACCTCTCCGGCCTCCTCAAGCCATGACGAGATCTGGGCGCAACTCGGGCTCGGAACCGGCTGGGAACGGGCCTTACGGACGAGCCGCGCATCGGCCTGGGTTTGGTCGCGCGCGCCCAGCCGGCTGAACCATCGCATGCTGAACGCGATGACCTGCGTCATTGGCCTCGACTTCGCCGCACGCAGCGACGTGTGTGACGAAAAGGATGGCGCGCCCGTCGGACTGCTCAGTGCGCGCTGGGGCGCCTACGTCGCGCTCCGGGTTGATCCGGACAGCGGCGCGGTGTCGGTGTTGCGGGACCCGAGCGGACGGATCGAGTGCTGGCGCCTCAAGCGTCGCGACTACGATATTGTTTTCTCCCACTACGGCGACGTGATCGGGCAGAACCCGAATAGCGATCCGATCGACTGGCAATACATTGCCTACCACCTGAACAACACGTGGCTGCACGGAGACCGCACCGGGATTTCGAACGTGACCGAAATTCTCCCCGGCGAGGAGTTGGTTTTCGACGGCCAAGCGGTCCGCCGGATCGTCCACTGGTCGCCCGGTCAGATCGCCAAGGACAGCTATTCATCCCGCGAGGAAGCTGGCCGCGCCATCCGCGCCAGCGCCGAGCGGGCCGTATCGGCGTGGGCGGCGCGCTACGACCGTATCGTCCTCGACCTCTCCGGAGGCCTGGATTCGGCGATCGTCCTGGGCTTGCTCCGACGCCACGCCGGACATCCGAACGTCGTCGGCATCAACTACGTGACCAATCACTCCGAAAGCGACGAACGACACTTCGCCCGGGATGCGGCCGATCTCCACGGCGTCCGCCTTATCGAGCAGACGGTCTCTTCTCAGACCGTGGGCCGCCGCGCGAACTTCTCGATGCGCCTTCTGCGCCCAACGGTCCGGCTGATGTCGCTGGGCTATGACGAACTGGGCGGCGCAATCGCCGAAAAGCTCTCGGCGGAGGCGTTCTTCACCGGGAGCGGCGGCGATCACCTGTTCTTTGACAACATCTCGACACGTGCGATCGCCGACTATCGCCGCCAGAATGGCTTTGACTCGAAGTTCGTCGCGACCGCCCACGAACTGGCGCGCCTGTCGAAAAACACGATCTGGAACGCTTTCGGCGTCGCCATCAAGGACTGCCTTCGGGCGGCGCCTCAGCTTGCCGACCTGGTCAAGCTACAGAACCCCTTCTTGGCGGGTGACGCCGCCTCGTTCAGCGACTACGAGCGCTTTGCGCATCCCTGGGTCGTCGACGCCCGATCCCATATGCCGCCCGAGAAGCTGCGCCAGATCGTCAATCTGGTCGAACTGCAACGGCACTATTGGCGCTATGGTCGAGGCGACATCGCCCAGGAGGTCCACCCGCTGATCTCCCAGCCGCTGATCGAAGCGAGCCTGCGCACGCCGACCTACTGGTTTGCGTCGGGCGGCGTTCAGCGCGGCCTTGCGCGCGACGCTTTCGCGGACCTTCTCCCAGCGAGCATACGCGAGCGCCGCAACAAGGGCGCCAACACCAGCCACCGGGTGCAAATGATGCTTCGCGAGTTGCCGTGGATCCGCGCCATGCTGCTCGAGGGCCGATTGGCGGCCGAAGGACTAGTGGATCGGACGCGCCTGGAAGCGGCTCTCCAGCCCATGGTCCTATCGGCTGGCGCCGACATCTGGCGGCTGACAACCTGCCTGACCACGGAGATGTGGATACAGCAGATGGAGGCCGATCATCGCGTCACGGCGCCGGAACGTCTTGCCGGCTAG